In Haliaeetus albicilla chromosome 3, bHalAlb1.1, whole genome shotgun sequence, the following are encoded in one genomic region:
- the RPS20 gene encoding small ribosomal subunit protein uS10, whose protein sequence is MAFKDTGKAPVEQEVAIHRIRITLTSRNVKSLEKVCADLIRGAKEKNLKVKGPVRMPTKTLRITTRKTPCGEGSKTWDRFQMRIHKRLIDLHSPSEIVKQITSISIEPGVEVEVTIADA, encoded by the exons atg GCGTTTAAAGATACTGGCAAAGCACCTGTGGAACAAGAGGTAGCAATTCATCGCATTAGAATTACTTTGACAAGTCGCAATGTAAAGTCACTTGAGAAGG tctgtgctGACTTGATCAGAGgtgctaaggaaaaaaacctaaaggtGAAAGGACCTGTTCGCATGCCCACCAAG ACTCTGCGAATCACTACCAGGAAGACGCCTTGTGGTGAAGGTTCCAAGACCTGGGATCGTTTCCAAATGCGTATCCATAAGCGGCTCATTGACTTACACAGCCCTTCTGAGATTGTGAAGCAGATCACTTCCATCAGCATTGAACCAGGTGTAGAAGTCGAAGTTACTATTGCTGATGCCTAA